The following coding sequences lie in one Bacillus alveayuensis genomic window:
- a CDS encoding putative phosphonate transport system ATP-binding protein (product_source=KO:K05781; cath_funfam=3.40.50.300; cog=COG4107; ko=KO:K05781; pfam=PF00005; smart=SM00382; superfamily=52540; tigrfam=TIGR02323) has product MDDVSNPVLSVKKLNKHFGHGCSQCGKADSAVLVKNFCPVCGTVYACRDISFDLYPGEVLGIVGESGSGKSTLMRMLYFDQEATSGEAYIRFYRDGKTNVLKESSQQKRYIRNHLMGKVYQNPILGLRMNFSSIGNIAEKLIAAGNRNVEQMMRRGQTLLEEVNIPVFRMKEEPQKFSGGMQQRVQIAKALSNNPPILLLDEVTTGLDLSVQANVLDLIRNLKRELHISMIVVSHDLGVIRMLADRTLVMLEGKVIEQGLTDQILEDPQHSYTQQLVHSLL; this is encoded by the coding sequence ATGGATGATGTAAGCAATCCAGTATTATCGGTCAAAAAGTTAAACAAACATTTCGGACATGGATGCAGCCAATGCGGAAAGGCGGATTCCGCCGTTTTGGTGAAAAATTTTTGTCCTGTCTGCGGCACAGTTTATGCTTGTCGGGATATTTCATTCGATCTGTATCCTGGAGAGGTTTTAGGCATTGTTGGTGAAAGCGGGAGCGGCAAATCAACATTAATGAGGATGCTTTATTTTGATCAAGAGGCAACAAGCGGCGAAGCTTACATCCGATTTTATCGAGATGGGAAAACAAACGTTTTAAAAGAGTCCTCTCAACAAAAAAGGTATATTCGCAATCACCTTATGGGGAAAGTTTATCAAAATCCGATTCTCGGTTTACGCATGAATTTTTCCTCAATCGGCAATATTGCAGAAAAACTCATTGCAGCAGGAAACAGAAATGTCGAGCAGATGATGCGAAGAGGACAAACATTACTTGAGGAAGTAAACATTCCAGTATTTCGGATGAAGGAAGAACCGCAAAAATTTTCGGGGGGGATGCAGCAAAGAGTTCAAATCGCCAAAGCATTGTCTAATAATCCGCCGATTCTTCTTCTTGATGAAGTGACTACTGGTCTTGATTTGTCTGTTCAAGCAAATGTATTAGATTTAATTCGGAATTTAAAGCGCGAACTACATATCAGCATGATTGTTGTTTCTCACGATTTAGGTGTCATTAGAATGCTTGCCGACCGAACTTTAGTGATGCTAGAAGGGAAAGTCATCGAACAAGGGTTAACCGATCAAATTTTGGAAGATCCACAGCATTCCTATACACAGCAGCTCGTCCATTCATTATTATAA
- a CDS encoding alpha-D-ribose 1-methylphosphonate 5-phosphate C-P lyase (product_source=KO:K06163; cog=COG3627; ko=KO:K06163; pfam=PF06007) produces MDIAYRFAFFDEGSKREIRRSTLKAIAIPGYQVPFASREMPIARGWGTGGLQLTLSLIGKDDVLKVIDQGSDESVNAVNIKKLVMKTTGIKTTEETTEATIIQSRHRIPEIPLMEGQILVLQVPLPEPLRNYEPSEYRTKQLHAEKEYSGAWLMLFEQIMKYGHMASDFDHPVMVENRYVMAPSPIPRFDNPKMNHSKALILLGAGREKKIYAIPPYTNVVSLAFDDYPFEVESFDDQCCSLCGATGVYLDELIDEKTGETYYQCNDTSYCLSRLNEQTESRGVQHG; encoded by the coding sequence ATGGATATTGCGTATCGTTTTGCTTTTTTTGATGAAGGTTCAAAACGGGAAATTCGCAGATCTACTTTGAAAGCCATTGCCATTCCAGGTTATCAGGTGCCATTTGCTTCAAGGGAAATGCCGATTGCACGTGGTTGGGGAACAGGGGGTCTGCAGTTAACGCTCTCTTTAATTGGAAAGGATGATGTTTTAAAAGTCATTGATCAAGGGTCAGATGAGTCTGTTAATGCGGTAAACATTAAAAAGCTAGTGATGAAAACGACAGGCATTAAAACGACGGAGGAGACAACAGAAGCTACGATTATTCAATCAAGACATCGCATTCCAGAAATTCCTCTTATGGAAGGTCAAATTCTTGTATTACAGGTGCCTCTGCCTGAACCATTGCGTAACTATGAACCGAGCGAATATCGAACGAAGCAGCTCCATGCAGAAAAGGAATACAGCGGCGCTTGGTTGATGCTATTTGAACAAATTATGAAATATGGGCATATGGCATCGGATTTTGATCATCCCGTAATGGTAGAAAATAGATACGTGATGGCACCAAGTCCAATCCCAAGGTTTGATAATCCGAAAATGAATCATTCTAAGGCATTGATATTGCTTGGAGCAGGTCGTGAAAAGAAGATATATGCTATACCTCCATACACGAATGTCGTTTCACTTGCATTTGACGATTATCCTTTTGAAGTGGAGAGCTTTGATGATCAATGCTGCAGTCTTTGTGGAGCTACTGGAGTGTATTTGGATGAATTAATAGATGAAAAAACGGGTGAAACCTATTACCAATGTAATGATACGAGCTATTGTTTATCAAGATTAAATGAGCAAACAGAATCAAGAGGTGTTCAACATGGATGA
- a CDS encoding alpha-D-ribose 1-methylphosphonate 5-triphosphate synthase subunit PhnI (product_source=KO:K06164; cog=COG3626; ko=KO:K06164; pfam=PF05861; superfamily=54416): MGYVAVKGGTLAIEESIKRLKYERLKKGIVLDLKQIIAGMRGLIDQVMSEGSLYDETLAALAIKQAEGNPEEAVFLLRAYRSTLPRKHYSKTVYTKEMNVERRISASFKDIPGGQILGAATDYTHRLLDFSLMEETDEDAIHWLSNYEQEPIDEEDETSIGKLPKVSDYLRKEGLFSECTTDDRQPDDVTRKSLTFPTTRSQRLQVLTRGQTGAVTSLAYAVIRGYGSLHPTVGELRVGYLPVYIDSPIQSSNEEDDAYYIGEIKATEVEMLIPITVEKANGKKEIEFEIGYGLCFGQNETKAIAMGILDNSLEKGNKDYPTGDEEFVLYHIDSVESTGFISHLKLPHYVTFQSKLDVIRKTKK; the protein is encoded by the coding sequence ATGGGGTATGTGGCAGTTAAAGGCGGTACACTTGCCATTGAGGAGTCGATCAAACGACTAAAATATGAGCGGTTAAAAAAGGGAATCGTCCTTGACCTTAAACAAATTATTGCTGGGATGCGGGGACTGATTGACCAAGTGATGTCAGAGGGCAGTTTATATGACGAAACTCTTGCAGCACTAGCCATTAAACAAGCGGAAGGCAATCCTGAAGAAGCCGTTTTTTTGCTTCGAGCTTATCGCTCCACTTTACCTCGAAAGCATTATTCAAAAACCGTTTATACGAAAGAGATGAATGTTGAGAGAAGGATTTCTGCTAGTTTTAAAGACATTCCAGGCGGTCAAATATTAGGGGCTGCAACGGATTATACCCACCGTTTACTCGATTTTTCTCTCATGGAGGAAACAGACGAGGATGCCATTCATTGGCTTTCGAACTATGAACAAGAACCGATTGATGAAGAAGATGAAACTAGTATTGGTAAATTACCAAAGGTAAGTGATTACTTAAGAAAAGAAGGTTTGTTTTCAGAATGTACAACGGATGATCGCCAGCCAGATGATGTGACGAGAAAAAGCCTGACATTTCCTACTACTCGCAGTCAACGTCTCCAAGTTTTAACGAGAGGTCAGACAGGTGCTGTCACATCGTTAGCGTATGCCGTAATCCGTGGATATGGGAGTCTTCACCCGACGGTAGGAGAATTGCGTGTTGGTTATTTGCCAGTTTACATTGATAGCCCGATCCAATCATCGAATGAGGAAGACGATGCCTATTATATCGGTGAAATTAAAGCAACGGAAGTCGAAATGTTAATTCCCATAACGGTTGAAAAAGCGAACGGAAAAAAGGAAATCGAGTTTGAAATTGGCTATGGTCTTTGCTTTGGCCAAAATGAAACGAAAGCGATTGCGATGGGAATTTTAGACAATAGTCTTGAAAAAGGAAACAAAGATTATCCTACAGGTGATGAAGAATTTGTCCTATATCACATTGATTCGGTTGAATCTACAGGATTTATTTCTCATTTGAAGTTGCCTCACTATGTCACATTCCAATCAAAGCTTGACGTGATCCGTAAAACAAAAAAATAA
- a CDS encoding alpha-D-ribose 1-methylphosphonate 5-triphosphate synthase subunit PhnH (product_source=KO:K06165; cog=COG3625; ko=KO:K06165; pfam=PF05845; superfamily=159709; tigrfam=TIGR03292) — protein MKLDFIHDIQSAYRKVVDSMSKPGFITNLKDEADKVDLEAGCFSSTLVLAMMLLDTEVTFKVISNREEEITRWMNQLTYSKTDEVEKADFVFVLQDVSQSMFEQTFKQAKIGSLLDPHESATVIIETDEIRNGNQYVLTGPGIEGENYAKISIKGNWVEIREQKNAEYPMGVDLIFVDKSHNLLCLPRTTQISIEGGSLDGVCGS, from the coding sequence ATGAAATTAGATTTTATTCATGATATTCAAAGCGCTTATCGAAAAGTTGTTGATTCCATGTCTAAGCCAGGATTCATTACAAATTTAAAAGATGAAGCGGACAAAGTAGATCTTGAGGCTGGCTGTTTTTCATCGACCCTTGTTTTAGCCATGATGCTTTTAGATACAGAAGTGACTTTTAAAGTCATCTCCAATAGGGAGGAAGAGATAACCCGGTGGATGAACCAACTAACCTATTCGAAAACAGATGAAGTGGAAAAAGCTGATTTCGTTTTTGTGCTACAAGATGTATCTCAAAGTATGTTTGAACAAACGTTTAAACAAGCGAAAATAGGAAGTTTACTAGATCCCCATGAATCCGCAACAGTCATCATTGAAACAGATGAAATTAGGAATGGAAATCAATATGTGTTAACAGGACCGGGGATTGAGGGGGAAAATTATGCAAAAATTTCGATAAAAGGGAATTGGGTAGAGATTAGGGAGCAAAAAAACGCTGAATATCCAATGGGAGTTGATTTAATCTTTGTGGATAAAAGCCACAACCTATTATGTTTACCTAGAACGACGCAAATTTCAATCGAAGGGGGGAGTCTTGATGGGGTATGTGGCAGTTAA